A stretch of the Sulfuritortus calidifontis genome encodes the following:
- the lipB gene encoding lipoyl(octanoyl) transferase LipB, which produces MMADAALSPSPSPKGRGELLVRVLGRVAYEPTWRRMQAFTAGRGPDTVDEIWFVEHPPVFTLGQAGRREHLLRDIGIPVVPIDRGGQVTYHGPGQLVVYLLIDLKRRGIGVKELVRRMEQAIIDLLAEYGIRAQRKAGAPGVYVNDAKIAALGLRIKNGCSYHGLALNLDMDLTPFSAINPCGYEGMAVTQLRDLGVKAEYGAVLDGLLRNLEFQFARDEAVGSKGQELGA; this is translated from the coding sequence ATGATGGCTGATGCCGCCCTCTCCCCTAGCCCCTCTCCCAAAGGGAGAGGGGAATTGTTGGTGCGCGTGCTGGGCCGGGTGGCCTATGAGCCGACCTGGCGGCGGATGCAGGCCTTCACCGCCGGGCGCGGGCCAGACACCGTGGACGAGATCTGGTTCGTCGAGCATCCGCCGGTGTTCACCCTGGGCCAGGCCGGCAGGCGCGAACATCTGCTGCGCGATATCGGCATCCCCGTGGTGCCGATCGACCGCGGCGGCCAGGTGACCTATCACGGGCCGGGCCAGCTGGTGGTCTATCTGCTGATCGATCTCAAGCGCCGCGGCATCGGGGTGAAGGAGCTGGTGCGGCGCATGGAGCAGGCGATCATCGACCTGTTGGCCGAGTACGGCATCCGTGCCCAGCGCAAGGCGGGGGCGCCGGGGGTGTATGTGAACGACGCCAAGATCGCGGCGCTGGGCCTGCGGATCAAGAACGGCTGCAGCTACCACGGCCTCGCGCTCAACCTGGACATGGACCTGACGCCGTTCTCGGCGATCAACCCCTGCGGCTACGAGGGCATGGCGGTGACCCAGTTGCGCGACCTGGGGGTAAAGGCCGAATACGGCGCGGTACTGGATGGCCTGCTGCGCAATCTGGAGTTTCAGTTTGCGCGGGATGAGGCGGTAGGGAGCAAGGGGCAGGAACTAGGGGCGTGA
- a CDS encoding CoA-binding protein, translated as MTFPNPTDDELRALLKGVKTIAVVGLSPKPGRPSHTVARALQGFGYRIIPVRPAVDSVLGEKAYASLAEVPDTIDLVDVFRAAEHIPAVVAECLALNLPAIWIQEGIVHEAAAEKARAAGMTVVMDRCILKDYVALFT; from the coding sequence ATGACCTTTCCAAACCCCACCGACGACGAACTGCGCGCCCTGCTCAAAGGGGTGAAGACCATCGCCGTGGTCGGCCTGTCGCCCAAGCCGGGCCGGCCGAGCCATACGGTAGCCCGCGCCCTGCAGGGCTTCGGCTACCGCATCATCCCGGTGCGGCCGGCGGTGGACAGCGTGCTGGGCGAGAAGGCCTATGCCTCGCTGGCCGAGGTGCCGGATACGATCGACCTGGTCGATGTCTTCCGCGCCGCCGAGCACATCCCCGCTGTCGTGGCGGAATGCCTCGCGCTAAACTTGCCTGCGATATGGATACAGGAAGGCATCGTCCATGAGGCGGCGGCGGAAAAGGCCCGCGCCGCCGGCATGACGGTGGTGATGGATCGCTGCATCCTCAAGGACTACGTCGCGCTGTTCACATGA
- a CDS encoding GNAT family N-acetyltransferase, giving the protein MIEEIAVAPLALDEAEAVAELARLIWHAHYPGIISVEQIDYMLRERYKPGLIRQTLARGDRWLVARAGDVLLGFAHGYALMDGDYKLDKLYVHPDYQRHGIGHLLMDLMAEHAHRHGSRRLVLRVNRHNAKAIAAYRKYGFEVLVPIVEDIGSGYVMDDYVMTKNLETA; this is encoded by the coding sequence ATGATTGAAGAGATCGCCGTCGCCCCCCTGGCCCTGGACGAGGCCGAGGCCGTGGCCGAGCTCGCCCGCCTGATCTGGCATGCCCACTATCCCGGCATCATCAGCGTCGAGCAGATCGACTACATGCTGCGTGAGCGCTACAAACCCGGCCTGATCCGGCAGACTTTGGCGCGCGGCGACCGCTGGCTGGTGGCCCGCGCCGGCGATGTGTTGCTCGGCTTCGCCCACGGCTACGCCCTGATGGACGGCGACTACAAGCTGGACAAGTTGTATGTGCATCCGGACTATCAACGCCACGGCATCGGCCACCTGCTGATGGACCTGATGGCCGAGCACGCCCACCGCCACGGCTCGCGCCGCCTGGTGCTGCGGGTGAACCGGCACAACGCCAAGGCCATCGCGGCCTATCGCAAATACGGCTTCGAGGTGCTGGTGCCCATCGTCGAAGATATCGGTAGCGGATATGTCATGGACGACTACGTGATGACCAAGAACCTGGAGACCGCATGA
- a CDS encoding DUF484 family protein: protein MSTDIITHEQVARFLQDNPEFFAHYTELLSQINVPHPHSGQAISIGERQVLMLRDKARGLENRLKEFIQFAEENDAIGEKLHRLSLDLMRARDLESALQALYLNLGESFAVPHVAVRLWTGQPQDLPEFGPVSEDIRVMAEGLTAPQCGHSVPEEVRAWLGEAGPHQQSFALAPLKEANMKGLLVLSSEDARRFYPEMGTLYLQWLAELTGAALSRFV, encoded by the coding sequence ATGAGCACCGACATCATCACGCACGAGCAAGTCGCCCGCTTCCTGCAGGACAACCCCGAGTTCTTCGCCCACTACACCGAGCTCCTGTCGCAGATCAACGTGCCGCACCCGCACAGCGGCCAGGCCATCTCCATCGGCGAGCGCCAGGTGCTGATGCTGCGCGACAAGGCGCGCGGCCTGGAAAACCGGCTGAAGGAGTTCATCCAGTTCGCCGAGGAGAACGACGCCATCGGCGAGAAGCTGCACCGGCTGTCGCTGGATCTGATGCGGGCGCGCGACCTGGAGTCGGCGCTGCAGGCGCTCTACCTCAACCTGGGCGAGAGCTTCGCCGTGCCCCACGTCGCCGTGCGCCTGTGGACCGGGCAGCCGCAGGACCTGCCCGAGTTCGGCCCGGTCAGCGAGGACATCCGCGTCATGGCCGAGGGCCTGACCGCGCCCCAGTGCGGCCACAGCGTGCCGGAGGAGGTGCGCGCCTGGCTGGGCGAGGCCGGTCCCCATCAGCAGTCCTTCGCCCTGGCCCCGCTGAAAGAGGCCAACATGAAGGGTCTCCTGGTGCTGTCCTCGGAAGACGCCCGCCGCTTCTACCCGGAGATGGGCACGCTCTATCTGCAGTGGCTGGCGGAGCTGACCGGCGCCGCCCTGTCGCGCTTCGTCTGA
- a CDS encoding D-amino acid aminotransferase, which translates to MVYLNGEYLPLEEAKIPVLDRGFIFGDGVYEVIPVYDRRPFRLAEHLRRLQHSLDGIRLANPLTEAEWSECITHIAEAAETEDQGIYLQVTRGPAPRDHAFPKVVRQTVFIMSTPLTTPPRELVEQGVSAVTAVDNRWLRCDIKAIALLPNVLLRQLAVDAGCAETILLRDGFLTEGAASNVFVVRDGVILAPPKSNLMLPGITYDVVLEIAANQGFAHAVRQVSEAELRGAEEIWLTSSTKEVTAVTRLDGRPVADGRPGPLFWKMHAAYQAFKQTVMRAA; encoded by the coding sequence ATCGTTTATCTGAACGGTGAATATCTCCCGCTGGAAGAAGCCAAGATCCCCGTGCTCGACCGTGGCTTCATCTTCGGCGATGGGGTGTACGAGGTCATCCCGGTCTACGACCGCCGGCCGTTCCGGCTGGCCGAGCACCTGCGTCGTCTGCAGCACAGCCTGGATGGCATCCGCCTGGCCAACCCGCTGACCGAGGCCGAGTGGAGCGAGTGCATTACCCATATCGCCGAGGCCGCCGAGACCGAGGACCAGGGCATCTACCTGCAGGTCACCCGTGGCCCCGCCCCGCGCGACCACGCCTTCCCCAAGGTGGTGCGGCAGACCGTGTTCATCATGAGCACGCCGTTGACCACGCCGCCGCGCGAGCTGGTCGAGCAGGGCGTCAGTGCCGTCACCGCCGTCGACAACCGCTGGCTGCGCTGCGACATCAAGGCGATCGCCTTATTGCCCAACGTGCTGCTGCGTCAGCTCGCGGTCGACGCCGGCTGCGCTGAGACCATTTTGCTGCGCGACGGTTTTCTCACCGAGGGCGCGGCGAGCAACGTCTTCGTGGTGAGGGACGGCGTCATCCTGGCGCCGCCCAAGTCCAACCTCATGCTGCCCGGCATCACCTACGACGTGGTGCTGGAGATCGCCGCCAACCAGGGCTTCGCCCATGCCGTGCGGCAGGTTTCGGAGGCTGAACTGCGCGGCGCCGAGGAGATCTGGCTGACCTCCTCGACCAAGGAGGTCACCGCCGTGACCCGGCTCGACGGCCGCCCGGTCGCCGACGGCCGGCCCGGCCCGCTGTTCTGGAAGATGCACGCGGCCTACCAAGCCTTCAAGCAGACCGTGATGCGGGCGGCATGA
- a CDS encoding thioesterase family protein: MKPTLKPGIRFEHKFVVPPSKTVPALYPEAPEFVAMPEVFATGFLVGFLEWACIKAVNPHLDWPREQTVGTHIDVSHEAATPPGLEVTATVELVEVDGRRLVFAVAAHDGVDTISRGRHERFVIDKARFDAKVGTKRKAS; this comes from the coding sequence ATGAAACCCACCCTCAAACCCGGCATCCGCTTTGAACACAAGTTCGTGGTGCCGCCCTCGAAGACCGTGCCGGCGCTCTACCCGGAAGCGCCGGAGTTCGTCGCCATGCCCGAGGTGTTCGCCACCGGCTTTCTGGTCGGCTTTCTGGAATGGGCCTGCATCAAGGCGGTGAACCCGCACCTGGACTGGCCGCGTGAGCAGACGGTGGGTACCCACATCGACGTCAGCCACGAGGCGGCGACGCCGCCCGGCCTGGAGGTGACGGCGACGGTGGAACTGGTGGAAGTGGACGGCCGGCGCCTGGTGTTCGCGGTGGCCGCGCACGACGGCGTCGATACGATCTCGCGCGGCCGGCACGAGCGCTTCGTCATCGACAAGGCGCGGTTCGACGCCAAGGTGGGCACAAAACGCAAAGCAAGCTAG
- the xerC gene encoding tyrosine recombinase XerC: MSNGFAQSIDAFLTHLKTRHYSPRTLDLYARDLARLAELAAGRAPGELVSHDIRRFLATLNGRGVAARSLARTLSAWRNFYLFLARNNQAAANPCVGLRPPKGEKRLPNALSPDEMAQLLSADEATPLALRDRAMFELMYSSGLRLAELVGLNLDSVDLDSGEVRVRGKGSKDRIVPVGRQALAALRAWLPERHALSKDPQALFVGARGARISPSMVNQRLKRLALQHGVNRRVHPHALRHSFASHVLQSSGDLRAVQEMLGHASLSTTQVYTHLDFQHLAKVYDQAHPRAKKK; this comes from the coding sequence ATGAGCAACGGCTTCGCGCAATCCATCGACGCTTTCCTGACGCATCTCAAAACGCGCCACTACAGCCCGCGCACCCTCGACCTCTACGCCCGCGACCTCGCCCGGCTGGCCGAGCTGGCCGCCGGCCGCGCGCCCGGCGAGCTTGTGAGCCACGACATCCGCCGCTTTCTCGCCACCTTGAACGGCCGCGGCGTCGCCGCCAGGAGCCTGGCCCGCACCCTGTCGGCCTGGCGCAATTTCTATCTCTTCCTCGCCCGCAACAACCAGGCCGCGGCCAACCCCTGCGTCGGCCTGCGCCCGCCCAAGGGCGAGAAGCGCCTGCCCAACGCCCTGTCGCCGGACGAGATGGCGCAACTGCTGAGCGCGGACGAGGCGACCCCGCTCGCCCTGCGCGATCGCGCCATGTTCGAGCTGATGTATTCCTCCGGCCTGCGCCTGGCCGAGCTGGTGGGGCTGAACCTGGACAGCGTGGACCTGGACAGCGGCGAGGTACGGGTGCGCGGCAAGGGCTCGAAAGACCGCATCGTGCCGGTCGGCCGGCAGGCGCTGGCCGCCCTGCGCGCCTGGCTACCCGAGCGGCACGCCTTGAGTAAAGATCCGCAGGCCCTGTTCGTCGGCGCCCGCGGCGCGCGCATCTCGCCCAGCATGGTCAACCAGCGGCTCAAGCGCCTGGCGCTGCAGCACGGCGTCAACCGACGGGTGCACCCGCACGCCCTGCGCCACTCCTTCGCCTCGCACGTGCTGCAATCCTCGGGCGATTTGCGCGCGGTGCAGGAAATGCTGGGCCATGCCAGCCTGTCGACGACGCAGGTGTATACGCATCTGGATTTCCAGCACCTGGCCAAGGTGTATGACCAGGCGCACCCACGGGCGAAGAAGAAATAA
- a CDS encoding D-alanyl-D-alanine carboxypeptidase family protein — protein MKRLKTLLCLFCFCLAGPAAAALPVPPAPTIEARAWLLVDVQSGQPLAARNPDARVEPASLTKLMTAYIAFSAIRDGRLALNQPLVVSEKAWRAEGSRMFLDPKKPAMVEDLLKGMIVQSGNDACIVLAEAIAGSEESFAALMNQTAKRLGMGQTHFVNATGLPHPQHYSTARDLARLTAQLIREFPEFYKLYSMKEYAYNGITQPNRNRLLWLDPNVDGVKTGHTESAGYCLIASSQRDQRRLLSVVVGTSSDTARAMESQKLLNYGFQFFETARLYNANQAVARIRLYKGSENEVHAGFLHDFFITVPRGTAKRVKAELHFINPMLAPVSRGQKVANLRLSLDGQTLGDFPLVALQGVGVANVIGRGWDSLLLMFK, from the coding sequence ATGAAAAGACTGAAGACGCTGCTCTGCCTGTTCTGCTTCTGCCTGGCCGGCCCGGCCGCCGCCGCGCTGCCGGTGCCGCCGGCCCCCACCATCGAGGCCCGCGCCTGGCTGCTGGTCGATGTCCAGAGTGGCCAGCCCCTGGCGGCGCGCAACCCCGACGCCCGCGTCGAGCCGGCCTCGCTGACCAAGCTGATGACCGCCTACATCGCCTTCAGCGCCATCCGCGACGGCCGTCTGGCGCTGAACCAGCCGCTGGTGGTGTCGGAGAAGGCCTGGCGGGCCGAGGGCTCGCGCATGTTCCTCGACCCGAAAAAGCCGGCCATGGTCGAAGACCTGCTCAAGGGCATGATCGTGCAGTCGGGCAACGACGCCTGTATCGTGCTGGCCGAGGCCATCGCCGGCAGCGAGGAGAGCTTTGCCGCGCTGATGAACCAGACCGCCAAGCGCCTGGGCATGGGCCAGACCCACTTCGTCAATGCCACCGGCCTGCCGCACCCGCAGCACTACAGCACGGCGCGCGACCTGGCCCGGCTGACGGCGCAGCTGATCCGCGAATTTCCCGAGTTCTACAAGCTGTACTCCATGAAGGAATACGCCTACAACGGCATCACCCAACCCAACCGCAACCGCCTGCTCTGGCTCGACCCCAACGTCGACGGCGTCAAGACCGGCCATACCGAAAGCGCCGGTTATTGCCTGATCGCCTCCAGCCAGCGCGACCAGCGCCGCCTGCTCTCGGTGGTGGTCGGCACCAGCTCCGACACGGCGCGGGCCATGGAAAGCCAGAAGCTGCTCAACTACGGTTTCCAGTTCTTCGAGACCGCCCGGCTCTACAACGCCAACCAGGCCGTGGCCCGCATCCGCCTGTACAAGGGCAGCGAGAACGAGGTGCATGCCGGCTTCCTCCACGACTTTTTCATCACCGTGCCGCGCGGCACGGCCAAGCGGGTGAAGGCCGAGCTGCACTTCATCAACCCCATGCTCGCCCCGGTCAGCCGCGGCCAGAAGGTGGCCAACCTGCGCCTCTCGCTGGACGGCCAGACGCTAGGCGACTTCCCGCTGGTCGCCCTGCAGGGCGTCGGCGTCGCTAACGTCATCGGTCGCGGCTGGGACAGCCTGCTGCTGATGTTCAAGTGA
- a CDS encoding protein tyrosine phosphatase family protein: MDAENTHQVFDWLWTSGQLSERDIRHLPDLGIEVVINLALPTSSNALAGEAERVTGQGLTYVQIPVAWGRPELAQFEQFLGVMRALAGRRIWLHCAKNMRVSAFVYLYRRLVLGEDEAAAAFPLRAVWQPDVVWQAFIDEVLARSQ; encoded by the coding sequence ATGGACGCCGAAAACACCCACCAGGTCTTCGACTGGCTCTGGACCTCGGGCCAGCTCTCCGAGCGCGACATCCGGCACCTGCCCGACCTGGGCATCGAAGTGGTGATCAACCTCGCCCTGCCGACCTCGTCCAACGCCCTGGCCGGCGAGGCGGAGCGGGTGACCGGGCAAGGGCTGACTTATGTGCAGATTCCGGTGGCGTGGGGGCGACCCGAACTTGCGCAGTTCGAGCAGTTCCTCGGCGTGATGCGGGCCCTTGCCGGACGCCGCATCTGGCTGCACTGCGCCAAGAACATGCGGGTGTCGGCCTTCGTCTATCTCTATCGCCGCCTGGTGCTGGGCGAGGATGAGGCGGCGGCGGCCTTTCCCCTGCGGGCGGTGTGGCAGCCGGATGTGGTCTGGCAGGCGTTCATCGACGAAGTGCTGGCACGCTCGCAGTAG
- a CDS encoding YbeD family protein, with protein sequence MPEDTLLEFPCDFPIKIMGERTDDFAQTVVGIVLRHAPDFAAETVQMRPSKAGNYLAVTCTIRATSKSQLDALYLELTAHPMVKVVL encoded by the coding sequence ATGCCAGAAGACACCCTGCTCGAATTCCCCTGCGACTTCCCGATCAAGATCATGGGAGAGCGCACCGACGACTTCGCCCAGACCGTGGTTGGGATCGTGCTGCGCCACGCCCCCGACTTCGCCGCCGAGACCGTGCAGATGCGGCCATCCAAGGCAGGCAACTACCTGGCCGTGACCTGCACCATCCGCGCCACCTCCAAATCGCAGCTCGACGCGCTGTACCTGGAGCTGACCGCGCACCCGATGGTCAAGGTGGTGCTTTGA
- the rodA gene encoding rod shape-determining protein RodA, whose translation MNIRHLMKRLFGHIDRPLAGLLGLLLLLSIVTVFSASNTSLDKLTDHLINISIALTAMVAISHVPPQRLMQFVLPAYILGVILLVGVAVAGEVVNGARRWLHIGVTRIQPSELMRLAVPMMVAWYLHYRQETLNTRHYATAAVLLLIPVGLILRQPDLGTALMISASGVYVLFLGGLSWRIIAGGIVMAGAALPFAWHFLHDYQRQRVLTLLDPSSDPLGAGYHIIQSTIAVGSGGMAGKGWLNGSQAHLDFLPERTTDFIFAVFSEEFGLLGNLILLLLYGAIIYRGLALAAVAPSLFGRLLAGSIVLTFFTYAFVNMGMVSGILPVVGVPLPLVSYGGTSMLSVLIGFGIVMSAASHKKLVKT comes from the coding sequence ATGAATATCCGGCACCTGATGAAACGCCTGTTCGGCCACATCGACCGGCCCCTGGCCGGCCTGCTCGGCCTGCTGCTGCTGCTGAGCATCGTCACCGTGTTCAGCGCCTCCAACACCAGTCTCGACAAGCTGACCGATCACCTGATCAACATCTCGATCGCCCTGACCGCCATGGTCGCCATCTCCCACGTGCCGCCGCAGCGGCTGATGCAGTTCGTGCTGCCGGCCTACATCCTCGGCGTCATCCTGCTGGTCGGCGTCGCCGTGGCCGGCGAGGTGGTCAATGGCGCCCGTCGCTGGCTGCACATCGGCGTCACCCGCATCCAGCCGTCCGAATTGATGCGCCTGGCGGTGCCGATGATGGTCGCCTGGTACCTGCATTACCGGCAGGAGACCCTGAATACCCGCCATTACGCCACGGCCGCCGTGCTGCTCCTGATCCCGGTCGGCCTCATCCTGCGCCAGCCCGACCTCGGCACCGCGCTGATGATCAGCGCCTCCGGCGTCTATGTCCTGTTCCTCGGCGGCCTGTCCTGGCGCATCATCGCGGGCGGCATCGTCATGGCCGGGGCGGCCCTGCCCTTCGCCTGGCATTTCCTGCACGACTACCAGCGCCAGCGGGTGCTGACCCTGCTCGATCCCAGCTCCGATCCGCTCGGCGCCGGCTACCACATCATCCAGTCGACCATCGCCGTCGGCTCCGGCGGCATGGCCGGCAAGGGCTGGCTCAACGGCAGCCAGGCCCACCTCGATTTCCTGCCCGAGCGCACCACCGACTTCATCTTCGCCGTGTTCTCCGAGGAATTCGGCCTGCTCGGCAACCTGATCCTGCTGCTCCTATATGGCGCCATCATCTACCGTGGCCTGGCCCTGGCCGCCGTGGCGCCCAGCCTGTTCGGCCGGCTTTTGGCCGGTTCCATCGTGCTCACTTTCTTCACCTATGCCTTCGTCAACATGGGCATGGTCTCCGGCATCCTGCCCGTGGTCGGCGTACCGCTGCCGCTGGTAAGCTACGGTGGCACGTCCATGCTCTCGGTATTGATCGGCTTCGGCATCGTCATGAGCGCGGCCAGCCACAAGAAACTGGTGAAGACGTGA
- a CDS encoding septal ring lytic transglycosylase RlpA family protein: protein MKPERLLLPVLLAAYLAGCSSVGTRPPVADAGAPKKGGYYLDDGPGDNPPADLAAIPDAVPKWEPLHRHANKPYTALGRQYVPQTTEEPYKARGLASWYGRRYHGKATSSGELYDMYGMTAAHPTLPIPSYVRVTNLKNGRSVVLRVNDRGPFKDDRLIDVTYTAAFKLDILRGVTLVEVERVFAEDAPAKGVQIARVEQPVVEPTPLLEPTPLAEAKPLAAVPAAEAAKAAAPGRYLQVGAFGNPTAADDLAARIVRKLGLGVRRVQAGSLHKVQIGPFPSAEALDQASRTIQEAFGIRPLKIELGG from the coding sequence GTGAAACCGGAACGCCTGCTGCTTCCCGTCCTGCTCGCCGCCTATCTGGCCGGCTGCTCCAGTGTCGGCACGCGGCCGCCGGTGGCCGACGCCGGCGCGCCCAAGAAGGGCGGCTACTACCTGGACGACGGCCCGGGCGACAACCCGCCGGCCGATTTGGCCGCGATCCCGGATGCCGTGCCCAAGTGGGAACCTTTGCACCGGCACGCCAACAAACCCTACACGGCGCTGGGTCGGCAGTATGTGCCGCAGACCACCGAAGAGCCCTACAAGGCGCGCGGCCTCGCCTCCTGGTATGGCCGGCGCTACCACGGCAAGGCCACCTCGTCGGGCGAGCTCTACGACATGTACGGCATGACCGCGGCGCACCCGACGCTGCCGATCCCGAGCTATGTCCGGGTGACCAACCTGAAGAACGGCCGCAGCGTGGTGCTGCGGGTGAACGACCGCGGGCCGTTCAAGGACGACCGCCTGATCGACGTCACCTACACCGCGGCCTTCAAGCTCGACATCCTGCGCGGGGTGACCCTGGTCGAGGTCGAGCGGGTGTTTGCCGAGGATGCGCCGGCCAAGGGCGTCCAGATCGCCCGGGTCGAGCAGCCGGTGGTGGAACCGACGCCGCTGCTGGAACCAACGCCGTTGGCCGAGGCCAAACCGCTAGCGGCGGTGCCGGCAGCGGAGGCGGCCAAGGCCGCGGCGCCGGGCCGCTACCTGCAGGTCGGCGCCTTCGGCAATCCGACCGCCGCCGACGACCTGGCCGCCCGGATCGTCCGCAAGCTCGGGCTTGGCGTGCGGCGGGTGCAGGCGGGGAGCCTGCACAAGGTGCAGATCGGACCGTTCCCCAGTGCCGAGGCGCTGGACCAGGCCAGCCGGACGATCCAGGAGGCCTTCGGCATCCGGCCGCTGAAGATCGAGCTTGGCGGCTAA
- a CDS encoding lipid A biosynthesis acyltransferase, protein MITRLGLALLWLLYQLLGARALGRLGGALGGLIYRLPNRRRRVGETNLRLCFPEQTEAERAALLKAHYRAFFRATLQEAVSWWGSKEQVEALTRIEGFEHIAPHIGRPLIILAPHFIGLNLAAVRLSIVHSPTVSIYAKIRNPQIAQLMQRARSRFGPIELYDKREGVKPVLRAIRRGLPFYYLPDLDHGRRDAVFAPFFGVPAATLTGLSRIAALTGAVVVPCIAEQTAEGYVARFYPAWDNFPTGDVEADVRRMNAFIEDRVRERPEQYFWLHQRFKTRPEGEARLYD, encoded by the coding sequence ATGATCACCCGCCTGGGCCTGGCCCTGCTCTGGCTGCTGTACCAGCTGCTCGGCGCCCGCGCCCTGGGTCGGCTGGGTGGCGCCCTGGGCGGCCTCATCTACCGTCTGCCCAACCGCCGCCGGCGGGTGGGCGAAACCAACCTGCGCCTGTGCTTCCCCGAGCAGACCGAGGCCGAGCGCGCCGCCCTGCTCAAGGCGCACTACCGCGCATTCTTCCGCGCCACCCTGCAGGAGGCGGTGTCCTGGTGGGGCTCGAAGGAACAGGTCGAGGCGCTCACCCGGATCGAGGGCTTCGAGCACATCGCGCCGCACATCGGCCGGCCGCTGATCATCCTGGCGCCGCACTTCATCGGCCTCAACCTCGCCGCCGTGCGGCTGTCCATCGTCCACTCGCCCACGGTCTCGATCTACGCCAAGATTCGCAATCCGCAGATCGCCCAACTGATGCAGCGCGCCCGCAGCCGCTTCGGGCCGATCGAGCTGTACGACAAGCGCGAGGGGGTGAAGCCGGTACTGCGCGCGATCCGACGCGGCCTGCCGTTCTACTACCTGCCCGATCTCGACCACGGCCGGCGCGACGCCGTGTTCGCCCCCTTCTTCGGCGTGCCCGCCGCCACCCTGACCGGCCTGTCGCGCATCGCCGCCTTGACCGGCGCCGTGGTGGTGCCCTGCATCGCCGAGCAGACCGCCGAGGGCTATGTCGCCCGCTTCTACCCGGCCTGGGACAACTTTCCCACCGGCGATGTCGAGGCCGACGTGCGCCGGATGAACGCCTTCATCGAAGACCGCGTGCGCGAGCGGCCCGAGCAGTATTTCTGGCTGCACCAGCGGTTCAAGACCCGGCCCGAGGGCGAGGCGCGCTTATATGATTGA
- a CDS encoding YbaN family protein produces MFNLWTLLGLLFLLLASAGLVLPLLPTTPFVLLAVGCFARSSPRMHAWVLSSRLFGPTVRNWERSRCISRRTRWVGLSLMLLLGGVSVFHFIQAEWLRYAGLILIGIGSAVLLSLKVCANDNDSSA; encoded by the coding sequence ATGTTCAACCTGTGGACCCTGCTCGGCCTGCTGTTCCTGCTGCTGGCCAGCGCCGGCCTGGTGCTGCCGCTGCTGCCGACCACGCCCTTCGTGCTGCTGGCGGTGGGCTGCTTCGCCCGCTCCTCGCCGCGCATGCACGCCTGGGTGCTGTCGAGCCGGCTGTTCGGCCCGACCGTGCGCAACTGGGAGCGCAGCCGCTGCATCAGCCGCCGCACCCGCTGGGTGGGCCTCAGCCTCATGCTGCTTTTGGGCGGGGTGTCGGTGTTCCACTTCATCCAGGCCGAATGGCTGCGTTACGCCGGCCTCATCCTGATCGGCATCGGCAGCGCGGTGCTGCTGTCGCTCAAGGTCTGCGCCAACGACAACGATTCGTCGGCCTAG
- the dapF gene encoding diaminopimelate epimerase, translated as MSQTLKFTKMHGAGNDFVVLDGIHQRVALTPEQLRFIADRHFGIGCDQILLVEAPTQAGVDFRYRIFNADGGEVSQCGNGARCFVRFVHDKGLTNKREIRVETAAGIIVPRLEADGQVTVDMGPPRFEPADIPFVAEARATTYVLDIADGPVEIVALSMGNPHAVLETCNIETAPVATWGPEIERHPRFPQRVNVGFMQLVHRRAIKLRVFERGSGETLACGTGACAAVVAGIQRGLLDPVVEVQTRGGALTIRWAGGDAPVYLTGPAVTVFEGEITL; from the coding sequence ATGAGCCAGACACTGAAATTCACCAAGATGCACGGCGCCGGCAACGACTTCGTCGTGCTCGACGGCATCCATCAGCGTGTCGCCCTGACGCCGGAACAGCTGCGCTTCATCGCCGACCGCCACTTCGGCATCGGCTGCGACCAGATCCTGCTGGTGGAGGCGCCCACGCAGGCCGGGGTCGACTTCCGCTACCGCATCTTCAACGCCGACGGCGGCGAGGTCAGCCAGTGCGGCAACGGCGCCCGCTGCTTCGTCCGCTTCGTCCACGACAAGGGGCTCACGAACAAGCGTGAGATCCGGGTCGAAACCGCCGCCGGCATCATCGTGCCCCGGCTGGAAGCCGACGGCCAGGTCACGGTGGACATGGGCCCGCCCCGGTTCGAGCCGGCCGACATCCCCTTCGTCGCCGAGGCGCGGGCGACCACCTATGTCCTGGACATTGCCGATGGCCCGGTCGAGATCGTCGCACTGTCCATGGGCAACCCGCACGCGGTGCTGGAGACCTGCAACATCGAGACCGCGCCGGTCGCCACCTGGGGCCCCGAGATCGAGCGCCATCCGCGCTTCCCGCAGCGGGTCAACGTCGGCTTCATGCAACTCGTGCATCGGCGCGCGATCAAGCTGCGCGTGTTCGAACGCGGCTCGGGCGAAACCCTGGCCTGCGGCACCGGCGCCTGCGCCGCCGTGGTGGCCGGCATTCAGCGCGGCCTGCTCGACCCCGTCGTGGAGGTGCAAACCCGCGGCGGAGCGCTTACCATTCGCTGGGCGGGCGGCGACGCCCCCGTCTACCTGACCGGCCCGGCCGTGACCGTTTTCGAAGGCGAAATCACACTATGA